In Streptomyces sp. TS71-3, the following proteins share a genomic window:
- a CDS encoding substrate-binding domain-containing protein, whose amino-acid sequence MNDFPWEICLAALGVLVPVVAAIYEFVLVGRKRLGYRVQMDTTAVDEAHSQYAGALQELRHRPEQGEPQGELNGRVLEDPSFVLLRIENVGAVNIDEGDYAVLNHDRVGVRVEFPGRRVAGVVITELSDRHLRPNFGPGSGLGYEGSEIRLPKVPLNRSAHYKVLAALERDPASPADPSAPFKEPTVYGGIKGGVGRGRLKETKSRSRTSWQAVTLIGFLVAVVLAQYLVSGQRSSSFDCAGGDLTITGSTALEPVLLQAARAYESTCPDSSAQVLPTGSRTGVTELLGAGSAAADHTVTFTDGPEGDGHPELHGRPVSLSVFGLVTNEDTGVDGVSLTDARRLFSGEITNWSQLGGASRRVVLVTRAKGSGTADVFQDHIMDDRKVLPPNVGYCAVGVTTGDAVASCSTSTTAELLKEVARTPGAVGYAEVEAAAQSDGVRTLKLDGVVPGLGTAGDGTYPFWATEYGYTFGDVPATSIAAGFLRFMTTGPGIDILRDSGQSPCSEVRFPSACAFPRTDGTDLGAGGTTPRPAVSPTGR is encoded by the coding sequence ATGAACGACTTCCCCTGGGAGATATGCCTGGCCGCGCTCGGTGTGCTCGTCCCGGTGGTGGCCGCGATCTACGAGTTCGTCCTGGTGGGCCGCAAGCGGCTCGGCTACCGCGTGCAGATGGACACGACCGCGGTCGACGAGGCGCACTCGCAGTACGCGGGGGCGCTTCAGGAGCTGCGGCACCGCCCGGAGCAGGGCGAGCCGCAGGGCGAGTTGAACGGGCGGGTGCTTGAGGATCCCTCGTTCGTGCTGCTGCGGATCGAGAACGTCGGCGCGGTCAACATCGACGAGGGCGACTACGCGGTGCTGAACCACGACCGCGTCGGAGTGCGCGTCGAGTTCCCCGGGCGCCGAGTGGCGGGCGTGGTCATCACCGAGCTCAGCGACAGGCACCTGCGCCCCAACTTCGGGCCCGGCTCCGGCCTGGGCTACGAGGGCAGCGAGATCCGGCTCCCCAAAGTGCCGTTGAACCGCTCGGCGCACTACAAGGTGCTCGCGGCGCTCGAACGCGATCCCGCCTCGCCGGCCGACCCGTCCGCACCCTTCAAGGAGCCGACGGTGTACGGCGGGATCAAGGGCGGTGTCGGCAGGGGAAGGTTGAAGGAGACCAAGAGCCGCAGCCGCACCTCGTGGCAGGCCGTCACCCTCATCGGCTTCCTCGTCGCCGTCGTCCTCGCCCAGTACCTGGTCTCCGGGCAGCGGTCGTCGTCGTTCGACTGCGCGGGCGGCGACCTGACCATCACCGGCTCCACCGCCCTGGAACCCGTGCTCCTGCAGGCCGCCCGGGCCTACGAGTCGACCTGCCCCGACTCCTCCGCCCAGGTGCTGCCCACCGGCAGCCGCACGGGGGTGACGGAGTTGCTCGGCGCCGGGAGCGCCGCGGCCGACCACACGGTGACCTTCACCGACGGCCCGGAGGGCGACGGCCACCCGGAGCTGCACGGCCGGCCGGTGTCGTTGTCGGTGTTCGGGCTCGTCACCAACGAGGACACCGGTGTCGACGGCGTCTCCCTCACCGACGCGCGGCGGCTCTTCTCCGGTGAGATCACCAACTGGTCCCAGCTGGGCGGGGCCTCACGCCGCGTCGTCCTGGTCACCCGGGCCAAGGGATCGGGCACCGCCGACGTCTTCCAGGACCACATCATGGACGACCGCAAGGTGCTCCCTCCCAACGTCGGGTACTGCGCGGTCGGCGTCACCACCGGCGACGCCGTCGCCTCCTGCAGCACGAGCACGACGGCGGAGCTGCTGAAGGAGGTGGCGCGCACCCCGGGAGCCGTGGGCTACGCCGAGGTGGAGGCCGCCGCCCAGTCCGACGGGGTGCGGACGCTGAAACTGGACGGCGTGGTGCCCGGCCTGGGCACCGCCGGCGACGGCACCTACCCGTTCTGGGCGACGGAGTACGGCTACACCTTCGGTGACGTCCCCGCCACGTCGATCGCGGCCGGGTTCCTGCGCTTCATGACCACCGGGCCCGGCATCGACATCCTGCGGGACAGCGGCCAGAGCCCCTGCTCGGAGGTGCGCTTCCCGTCGGCCTGCGCCTTCCCGCGCACCGACGGCACGGACCTCGGTGCGGGCGGCACGACGCCCAGGCCCGCCGTCTCACCGACCGGGCGCTGA